In bacterium, a genomic segment contains:
- a CDS encoding terminase family protein — MEAPRTSPLVEAPNPAGLSAGFSKVDDSTIQVAPGKTVTRIELDFKPRPHQRALHAKRRRFTVCVWHRRAGKTVAAIMELIFGAISDRRPNARYGYVAPFLKQAKEVAWGYLTHYARQIPGVKIREGALSVVFGNGAVVSLYGADNPDALRGLRFDGVVLDEVADMRPQTWGEVIRPAVSDVGREGWVIFIGTPHGLNLFAELFYAALDDGSGQWCADLRRAVDTGAVSPNELAAARRDMTEAQFKQEFECDFGASDDDVLVPIEDVRAAMSRVVLRRQVDYAPKLLGVDVARFGDDKSVIFPRQGLAAFKPLILSGLDTIELADQVERAVGRFGADAVFVDVTGVGAGVFDALAHRGVRNLMPVEFGSKAADPRYLNKRAEIWFRLKEWVCSGSLPNDPLVLRDLAAPRYHFDDAGRYVLEAKDELKKRLRFSPDRGDALACTFAAGVGKGGARSGHALTDYDPYGDEEKRRG; from the coding sequence GTGGAGGCCCCCCGGACTTCTCCGCTCGTCGAGGCCCCGAATCCCGCCGGACTTTCCGCGGGATTTTCCAAGGTTGACGATAGCACCATCCAAGTAGCGCCGGGCAAGACGGTCACGCGCATCGAGCTGGACTTCAAGCCGCGGCCGCATCAGCGGGCGCTCCACGCGAAGCGCCGCCGCTTCACCGTCTGCGTCTGGCATCGCCGCGCCGGCAAGACCGTCGCCGCGATCATGGAGCTGATCTTCGGCGCCATCTCCGACCGCCGCCCGAACGCGCGCTACGGCTACGTCGCGCCGTTCTTGAAGCAGGCCAAGGAGGTCGCCTGGGGCTACCTCACCCACTACGCCCGCCAGATCCCAGGCGTGAAGATCCGCGAGGGCGCGCTCTCCGTCGTCTTCGGAAACGGCGCGGTCGTCTCCCTCTACGGCGCCGACAACCCCGATGCCCTCCGCGGACTGCGCTTCGACGGCGTGGTGCTCGACGAGGTGGCGGACATGAGGCCGCAGACCTGGGGCGAGGTCATCCGCCCCGCCGTGTCCGACGTCGGGCGCGAGGGTTGGGTCATCTTCATCGGCACGCCGCACGGGCTGAACCTCTTCGCCGAGCTGTTCTACGCCGCGCTCGACGACGGCTCCGGCCAGTGGTGCGCCGACCTCCGCCGCGCCGTGGACACCGGAGCGGTCAGCCCGAACGAGCTCGCCGCCGCCCGCCGCGACATGACGGAGGCGCAGTTCAAGCAGGAGTTCGAGTGCGACTTCGGGGCCAGCGACGACGACGTGCTCGTCCCGATCGAGGACGTCCGCGCCGCCATGAGCCGCGTCGTTCTCCGCCGCCAGGTGGACTACGCCCCCAAGCTGCTCGGCGTGGACGTCGCCCGCTTCGGCGACGACAAGAGCGTCATCTTCCCCCGCCAGGGCCTCGCCGCCTTCAAGCCGCTGATCCTCTCCGGCCTCGACACGATCGAGCTCGCCGACCAGGTGGAGCGCGCCGTGGGGCGGTTCGGGGCCGACGCGGTGTTCGTGGACGTCACCGGCGTCGGGGCCGGGGTCTTCGACGCCCTCGCCCACCGCGGCGTCCGCAACCTCATGCCGGTCGAGTTCGGCTCCAAGGCCGCCGACCCGCGCTACCTGAACAAGCGCGCGGAGATTTGGTTCCGCCTCAAGGAGTGGGTCTGCTCCGGCTCGCTGCCGAACGACCCGCTCGTCCTCCGCGACCTCGCCGCCCCGCGCTACCACTTCGACGACGCCGGGCGCTACGTCCTCGAGGCCAAGGACGAGCTCAAGAAGCGGCTGCGGTTCTCGCCCGACCGCGGCGACGCGCTGGCCTGCACCTTCGCCGCCGGCGTCGGCAAGGGCGGCGCGCGGAGCGGCCACGCCCTGACGGACTACGACCCCTATGGGGACGAGGAGAAGCGCCGTGGGTAG
- a CDS encoding portal protein, whose product MVAPTRDELLRRHAALVSERSSFLEHWSDLAEQMLPRRFRRSTSERNAAFAGRKRNDKVVNNVARIAARTLASGMHAGMTSPARPWFKLTTIDPDLSAFGAAKSWLSEVEERMRLVFARSNLYTALPTLYADLGVFGSAALAVFDDADAVINCVVWPAGSYCFANGANGRVSTVHHEQSFTVEQLVETFGLENVSRRARAAWEAGRLYEWIETLHVVEPRLGADPTRADALSMPFRSVWIETRSGEAPTALLAESGFAEKPVLGVRWNCVGEDAYGESPGMDALGDARALQVLERRKAQAIDKLVNPPMVAPSTLRAERASLLPGDVTYVDAVQGGQAFRPAIEIPPEGVTVVGREIAEHERRINAAFYADLFLMLTQLDTPQMTAREVVERHEEKMLQLGPVIERTEDELLDPLVDRVFGLMHRRGLLPEPPAEMQGKELRVEYVSVLAAAQRLIGTSGVERLAGFVGNIYGAKPEILDVIDFDKAVEDYASMLGVDPGIIVPADERRRIRDQRAQAEQAAQAAQAAPAVNQAAQAAKTLSETDVNGDNALARLLAARQGGAI is encoded by the coding sequence ATGGTCGCCCCGACCCGCGACGAGCTCCTCCGCCGCCACGCGGCCCTCGTCTCCGAGCGGTCGTCGTTCCTCGAGCATTGGAGCGACCTCGCCGAGCAGATGCTCCCCCGCCGCTTCCGCCGCTCGACCTCCGAGCGCAACGCCGCCTTCGCCGGGCGGAAGCGGAACGACAAGGTGGTGAACAACGTCGCCCGCATCGCCGCCCGCACCCTCGCCAGCGGTATGCACGCCGGCATGACAAGCCCGGCCCGGCCGTGGTTCAAGCTCACCACGATCGACCCCGACCTCTCCGCCTTCGGCGCCGCGAAGTCCTGGCTCTCCGAGGTCGAGGAGCGGATGCGCCTCGTCTTCGCGCGGAGCAACCTCTACACCGCGCTGCCGACCCTCTACGCCGATCTCGGCGTCTTCGGCTCCGCGGCCCTCGCCGTCTTCGACGACGCCGACGCCGTGATTAACTGCGTCGTCTGGCCCGCCGGCTCCTACTGCTTCGCCAACGGGGCCAACGGCCGCGTCTCCACGGTCCACCACGAGCAGTCGTTCACCGTCGAGCAGCTCGTCGAGACGTTCGGCCTCGAGAACGTCAGCCGGCGCGCCCGCGCCGCGTGGGAGGCCGGGCGGCTGTACGAGTGGATCGAGACGCTCCACGTCGTCGAGCCGCGCCTCGGCGCCGACCCGACCCGCGCCGACGCGCTCTCCATGCCCTTCCGCTCCGTCTGGATCGAGACGCGCTCCGGCGAGGCCCCGACCGCCCTGCTCGCCGAGTCCGGCTTCGCCGAGAAGCCCGTGCTCGGCGTGCGGTGGAATTGCGTCGGTGAGGACGCCTACGGCGAGAGTCCCGGCATGGACGCGCTGGGCGACGCCCGCGCCCTCCAGGTGCTCGAGCGGCGCAAGGCCCAGGCGATCGACAAGCTCGTGAATCCGCCGATGGTCGCGCCCTCGACGCTCCGCGCCGAGCGCGCCTCGCTGCTCCCCGGCGACGTCACCTACGTTGACGCCGTGCAGGGCGGGCAGGCGTTCCGACCGGCCATCGAGATCCCGCCCGAGGGCGTGACCGTCGTCGGCCGGGAGATCGCCGAGCACGAGCGCCGCATCAACGCCGCCTTCTACGCCGACCTCTTCCTGATGCTGACGCAGCTCGACACGCCGCAGATGACGGCGCGCGAGGTCGTCGAGCGCCACGAGGAGAAGATGCTCCAGCTCGGCCCGGTCATCGAACGGACGGAGGACGAGCTGCTCGACCCGCTCGTGGACCGCGTGTTCGGGCTGATGCACCGCCGCGGGCTGCTCCCCGAGCCGCCGGCGGAGATGCAGGGCAAGGAGCTCCGCGTCGAGTACGTTTCCGTCCTCGCCGCGGCGCAGCGGCTGATCGGAACGTCGGGCGTCGAGCGGCTCGCCGGCTTCGTCGGGAACATCTACGGCGCCAAGCCGGAGATCCTCGACGTCATCGACTTCGACAAGGCCGTCGAGGACTACGCCTCCATGCTCGGCGTGGACCCCGGCATCATCGTCCCCGCCGACGAGCGCCGCCGCATCCGCGACCAGCGCGCCCAGGCGGAGCAGGCCGCCCAGGCGGCGCAGGCCGCGCCCGCTGTCAACCAGGCCGCACAGGCGGCCAAGACCTTGAGCGAGACGGACGTCAACGGCGACAACGCGCTGGCCCGGCTGCTCGCGGCCCGCCAGGGCGGGGCGATCTGA